Genomic DNA from Candidatus Micropelagos thuwalensis:
CAAAAAATTTTAATAATTATAGGCGGAAAGCAAAAAGATCGTAAACTGTGACCAGATTGATTTGCGATAAGCTCAAAAATTTCTGATGTTGAAATATCTTTTTTTTCCTTGAAAACTCTAATTGTCGATTTTTTAGAATTATCCAATATCAGACTCTGAATACCCTCACACAGCGTGTCAA
This window encodes:
- a CDS encoding glutamate synthase; its protein translation is DTLCEGIQSLILDNSKKSTIRVFKEKKDISTSEIFELIANQSGHSLRSFCFPPIIIKIFCRLLFLKKIRAESFGKS